One window of the Candidatus Zixiibacteriota bacterium genome contains the following:
- a CDS encoding conserved hypothetical protein (Evidence 4 : Unknown function but conserved in other organisms) has protein sequence MGEVLSHDRKQCQPISKRTFPTRIRKLITVYYQVQTSAMVKKIFVLILIVTALSIAAIYFVSTRPLYDGPQSGHFDGKYFHYNEPDHTFADHLKWLWEMKTVDWPEWIDNPPMPAPIKFVSGDSLKITYINHATVLIQTDSLNLLTDPIWSMRAGPFSFMGAKRIRAPGIKIGDLPKIDIILISHDHFDHLDLPTLRTLVQRDNPRIIAGLGIGELLASEEISKVTQLDWWQSTVASQSQLKITFVPSKHNSGRFIWGNNRTLWGGFVIEGKAGNIYFAGDTGFGPFINEIKNHFGSFRATILPLGNYEKRWFMKEEHINPEEAVLIHLLLESRQSIGMHFATFCEHPEQAVDAHVRDLHKALLSHNLLDSDFWILRFGEGRMVPD, from the coding sequence ATGGGTGAAGTATTAAGTCACGATCGAAAACAATGCCAACCTATATCAAAGCGAACTTTCCCGACCAGAATTCGTAAATTAATAACAGTCTATTATCAGGTGCAAACCTCTGCTATGGTTAAAAAGATATTTGTTTTGATTTTAATTGTTACGGCTTTGAGCATTGCGGCTATCTATTTTGTGTCCACGCGGCCGCTGTATGACGGGCCCCAATCCGGGCATTTTGACGGTAAATACTTCCACTATAACGAACCGGACCATACTTTCGCCGACCATTTAAAATGGCTGTGGGAAATGAAAACAGTAGATTGGCCGGAATGGATTGATAACCCTCCCATGCCGGCGCCGATCAAATTTGTCTCCGGCGATAGTCTGAAGATCACCTATATCAATCATGCCACGGTCTTGATTCAAACAGACAGCCTCAATCTTTTGACCGACCCCATCTGGTCGATGCGGGCCGGTCCCTTTTCTTTCATGGGGGCAAAACGCATTCGGGCTCCGGGGATAAAAATTGGTGACCTTCCAAAGATAGATATAATATTAATAAGTCATGACCATTTCGATCATTTGGATTTGCCGACACTTCGCACGCTGGTGCAGAGGGATAATCCCCGAATTATTGCGGGCCTGGGAATAGGCGAATTACTTGCTTCGGAAGAAATTTCAAAAGTGACCCAATTGGACTGGTGGCAAAGCACTGTTGCGAGCCAATCCCAATTGAAGATTACTTTTGTCCCGTCAAAACATAATTCCGGCCGCTTCATATGGGGCAATAATCGCACTCTCTGGGGCGGATTCGTAATAGAAGGCAAAGCCGGAAATATTTATTTTGCCGGCGATACCGGTTTTGGACCTTTTATCAATGAAATTAAGAATCATTTTGGCTCTTTCCGGGCAACTATTCTTCCTCTGGGCAACTATGAAAAAAGGTGGTTCATGAAAGAGGAGCATATCAATCCCGAAGAGGCCGTTCTGATTCATCTCCTCCTGGAATCGAGGCAAAGTATAGGCATGCATTTCGCCACTTTTTGCGAGCACCCGGAACAGGCTGTCGATGCCCATGTCAGGGATCTTCATAAGGCCCTATTGAGCCATAATCTACTTGATTCGGATTTTTGGATTTTAAGATTTGGAGAGGGAAGGATGGTGCCGGATTAA
- the ycaJ gene encoding recombination protein (Evidence 2a : Function from experimental evidences in other organisms; PubMedId : 11029431, 11459952, 7567469, 7628437; Product type cp : cell process): MELFDNEPAGENETPVDLNSPLADRMRPRNFEQFIGQEKLVGKDTPLRRAIEQDRVGSVIFWGPPGSGKTTLAELMARATKGQFVPFSAVTSGIKEIKEVISKARHYRQMSGRKTYIFIDEIHRFNKAQQDAFLPYVEKGDIVLIGATTENPSFEVISALLSRVKVYVLERLKEKDLAAIIKNALSDSERGLGTNNIAIDDKALEFITIAADGDARRALNLLEACAEDAGKGGRITLEKATEIHQKGALLYDKTGEEHYNIISALHKAVRGGDPDASLYWLARMLDSGEDRLYIARRMIRMAIEDIGLADTNALTVALNARDTYHFLGSPEGEQALAQTIIYLACAPKSNAAYMAFENAMKDASEKGSLPVPLWIRNAPTSLMKALGYGKDYKYAHEYEDAMTDQEYFPEELAGTKYYHPTQRGKEIKIAEYLEKFREYRKRLMEKNKKEK, encoded by the coding sequence ATGGAACTTTTCGACAATGAGCCAGCCGGCGAGAATGAAACGCCGGTTGATTTGAATTCCCCCCTGGCCGATCGGATGCGGCCGCGGAATTTCGAGCAGTTTATCGGGCAGGAAAAACTGGTCGGGAAAGATACCCCGCTCCGGCGGGCAATCGAGCAGGATCGGGTCGGTTCAGTCATTTTCTGGGGTCCCCCCGGCTCGGGCAAGACGACGCTGGCGGAGTTGATGGCCCGCGCCACCAAGGGGCAGTTTGTGCCGTTCTCGGCGGTCACCTCGGGGATAAAAGAAATCAAGGAAGTGATCTCGAAGGCCCGTCATTACCGCCAGATGTCAGGCCGGAAAACCTATATTTTTATCGATGAGATTCACCGTTTCAACAAGGCTCAGCAGGATGCCTTTCTGCCGTATGTCGAAAAGGGGGATATTGTCCTGATCGGCGCCACCACCGAGAACCCGTCGTTCGAAGTCATCTCGGCGCTTCTGTCGCGGGTCAAGGTCTATGTTCTGGAGCGCCTGAAGGAGAAAGATCTGGCGGCGATAATCAAAAATGCCTTGTCCGATTCCGAGCGGGGTTTGGGGACGAATAATATCGCTATCGATGACAAGGCGCTGGAGTTTATTACGATTGCCGCCGACGGCGACGCCCGCCGGGCGCTGAATCTTCTGGAGGCCTGCGCCGAAGATGCCGGGAAGGGCGGACGAATCACCCTTGAAAAGGCGACTGAGATTCATCAGAAAGGGGCGCTTCTATATGACAAAACCGGCGAAGAGCATTACAATATTATCTCGGCCCTGCATAAGGCGGTCCGGGGGGGCGACCCTGATGCCTCGCTGTACTGGCTGGCGCGGATGCTCGATTCCGGCGAGGATCGTCTCTATATCGCCCGCCGGATGATCCGGATGGCAATCGAGGATATCGGCCTGGCCGACACCAACGCCCTCACTGTGGCTCTCAATGCCCGCGACACATATCATTTTCTCGGCTCCCCCGAAGGGGAACAGGCGCTGGCCCAGACCATAATTTATCTGGCCTGTGCGCCAAAATCGAACGCCGCCTATATGGCGTTCGAAAACGCCATGAAAGATGCTTCGGAGAAAGGATCGCTTCCGGTGCCGCTCTGGATCCGCAACGCCCCGACCTCGCTCATGAAAGCGCTCGGATACGGCAAAGATTATAAATATGCCCACGAATACGAAGATGCCATGACCGACCAGGAATATTTCCCGGAAGAACTGGCGGGTACGAAATATTATCATCCGACCCAGCGCGGAAAGGAAATAAAAATCGCCGAATATCTGGAGAAATTTCGGGAATATCGGAAAAGACTGATGGAGAAGAATAAGAAGGAGAAATAG
- a CDS encoding conserved exported hypothetical protein (Evidence 4 : Unknown function but conserved in other organisms) has translation MSLKKIVLIFALMLLPTLHAAAQVTLIPMDETQTDHLKAYGIAFKALEMGIKVEWLLNYRGGSFMFDTRDELTNACLVRGVKTESITSADVADIYRTIETENMEKVTLEKAPAIAVYTPKNVRPWDDAVTLALTYADIKYTMIWDDDILAGALDNFDWLHLHHEDFTGQYGKFYATFRNQLWYRQDVETNEAMAKKLGYHKVSEMKRDVAKVIKDYVRRGGFMFAMCSAPETFDIALAAQNDDIVPSEFDGDPVDPDAQKKLDYSQTMAFENFSVSLDPLEYRHSNIDTYPDRLVKFPTPDNDYFYLFEFSAKLDPVPTMLVQDHVGMVKGFMGQTTAFRKSLLKKYVTILGQVDGYDEVRYIHGNYGKGTFTWLSGHDPEDYQHMVGDPPTDLSLHKNSPGYRLILNNVLFPAAKKKERKT, from the coding sequence ATGTCATTGAAAAAAATAGTCCTAATATTTGCCCTGATGCTGTTGCCGACGCTTCACGCGGCGGCGCAGGTTACGTTGATACCGATGGATGAAACCCAGACCGATCATCTTAAGGCGTACGGGATTGCTTTCAAGGCGCTGGAGATGGGGATAAAAGTAGAGTGGCTCTTGAACTACCGGGGCGGGTCCTTCATGTTTGATACCCGCGATGAACTGACCAACGCCTGCCTGGTGCGGGGAGTCAAGACGGAATCGATAACCTCGGCCGATGTCGCCGATATCTACCGCACCATCGAAACCGAAAATATGGAGAAGGTGACACTGGAGAAAGCCCCCGCGATCGCGGTCTATACGCCCAAGAATGTCCGGCCGTGGGATGATGCTGTCACGCTGGCGCTGACCTACGCCGATATCAAATACACGATGATCTGGGACGACGATATCCTGGCCGGGGCGCTCGATAATTTCGACTGGCTCCATCTGCATCATGAAGATTTCACCGGGCAGTACGGCAAATTTTACGCAACTTTCCGCAACCAACTGTGGTACCGTCAGGATGTCGAAACCAACGAGGCGATGGCCAAAAAACTGGGGTATCATAAAGTCTCCGAGATGAAGCGCGATGTCGCCAAGGTCATCAAAGATTATGTCCGCCGGGGCGGATTCATGTTCGCCATGTGCTCCGCGCCGGAGACATTCGATATCGCCCTGGCAGCCCAGAACGATGATATTGTACCGTCGGAGTTCGACGGCGACCCGGTTGACCCCGATGCTCAGAAAAAACTCGATTACTCTCAGACTATGGCGTTCGAGAATTTCTCGGTCTCGCTCGACCCGCTGGAGTACCGTCACAGCAATATCGACACTTACCCCGACCGGCTGGTGAAATTCCCAACGCCGGACAACGACTATTTTTATCTATTCGAATTTTCCGCCAAACTGGATCCGGTTCCGACCATGCTGGTGCAGGATCATGTCGGGATGGTGAAAGGATTCATGGGGCAGACGACCGCGTTCCGCAAATCACTTCTCAAAAAATATGTGACGATTCTCGGGCAGGTGGATGGGTATGATGAAGTCCGGTATATTCACGGCAATTACGGCAAAGGGACATTCACGTGGCTCTCCGGTCACGACCCGGAAGATTATCAGCATATGGTAGGGGACCCGCCGACCGATTTATCGCTTCACAAAAATTCCCCGGGGTACCGTCTGATTTTGAACAATGTCCTCTTCCCCGCCGCGAAGAAAAAAGAGCGGAAGACATAA
- a CDS encoding exported hypothetical protein (Evidence 5 : Unknown function), translated as MKKYILALIFLVSIVAYGNDPPASKSFIKAVASPAMAGEQITWQVIASGGNHGTSTNYVVTGVVGQTAAGSGNSTGYNLLHGFLQNFGSASCCATPGDADNNGSVNILDVSKIINWKYKGAAAPVCQSQADADGNGAVNILDVSRIINWKYKGGIPAVCGHID; from the coding sequence ATGAAGAAATATATTTTAGCATTAATATTCCTGGTCTCCATTGTCGCGTATGGTAATGATCCGCCGGCCAGTAAATCCTTTATTAAAGCAGTGGCGTCACCGGCCATGGCTGGTGAACAGATTACATGGCAGGTGATTGCCTCCGGAGGTAATCATGGGACGTCAACCAATTATGTCGTCACTGGAGTAGTCGGGCAGACGGCGGCCGGAAGCGGAAATTCCACCGGTTATAATTTGCTACACGGGTTCCTCCAGAATTTCGGCTCTGCAAGCTGTTGCGCGACTCCGGGTGATGCTGATAATAATGGATCGGTTAATATTCTCGACGTGTCGAAGATCATTAACTGGAAGTATAAAGGTGCTGCGGCGCCGGTTTGTCAGTCACAGGCCGACGCGGATGGCAACGGAGCGGTCAATATTCTTGACGTTTCAAGAATTATCAACTGGAAATACAAAGGCGGTATTCCGGCCGTCTGTGGCCATATCGACTAG
- a CDS encoding exported hypothetical protein (Evidence 5 : Unknown function) → MFQRATLIMGLAVYLASVSLSFADVPGTMNYQGRLTNASGESVANNVYSLRFTLYDAVSAGTVLWAETLSVTVTDGLFSVQLGAVHPLTATMFAAPDRWLGIGVETDPELTPRTTFAAVAYAYHGTRADSVATINTATGGTIMGDVWITGRATIGPGHTNTGTYGAISGGWSNTVSGQYSVTVSGGEKNMATASWSTIAGGANNVARGEYSVISGGGGFTAADSNSARGNYSVVGGGNSNSANGIASVVSGGELNRAESTWCTIGGGWNNIALGLLGTVAGGSNGWANGYCATVSGGDQNHARADGAAIGGGLGNSISLGADAATIGGGSGNYIRENAKSSTIPGGDGCQIYAPYSFAAGRNVEVRSNHAGSFIWADSTNSSFQSASSNEFAVRASGGTRIYSNAALTAGVTLAPGASAWVSVSDSTVKRNIRPADGAEILAKLKNLPVSRWSYKSQDPSIEHIGPMAQDFYLLFKLGESDTTISTIDPSGIALAAIKELANRNANLQSEMDQLKQQVQLLIKQINEMAAKESNTKNILSSK, encoded by the coding sequence ATGTTTCAGCGCGCGACTCTAATTATGGGACTCGCTGTCTATTTAGCGAGTGTATCCCTCAGTTTTGCGGATGTGCCTGGCACCATGAATTACCAAGGGCGTTTGACCAACGCCTCTGGTGAGTCGGTAGCCAACAACGTCTACAGTCTCAGGTTCACGCTCTATGATGCTGTTTCAGCAGGGACAGTGTTGTGGGCAGAGACTCTATCAGTGACGGTCACAGATGGCCTCTTCTCTGTCCAATTGGGGGCCGTGCATCCATTAACAGCGACAATGTTTGCGGCACCGGACCGATGGCTCGGAATAGGGGTAGAGACTGATCCAGAGCTGACACCTCGCACGACATTTGCCGCTGTCGCCTATGCGTATCATGGGACAAGAGCAGACTCGGTTGCTACCATAAATACGGCGACTGGGGGTACGATTATGGGTGATGTATGGATAACCGGTCGTGCTACTATTGGCCCGGGGCATACTAATACTGGTACCTATGGGGCGATCAGCGGGGGATGGTCTAACACTGTATCCGGTCAGTATTCGGTCACAGTCTCAGGTGGCGAGAAGAATATGGCGACTGCCTCTTGGTCAACAATTGCGGGCGGAGCAAACAACGTAGCAAGAGGCGAATACTCCGTAATTTCAGGCGGGGGCGGATTTACCGCTGCAGATTCGAATTCTGCTCGCGGAAATTATTCGGTTGTTGGTGGGGGGAATTCCAACAGCGCAAATGGAATTGCATCCGTTGTCAGTGGCGGAGAACTAAACAGGGCCGAAAGTACTTGGTGCACCATAGGAGGAGGTTGGAATAATATTGCTCTTGGTTTACTCGGCACGGTTGCGGGCGGTTCTAATGGTTGGGCAAATGGATATTGCGCCACGGTGAGCGGTGGCGATCAAAATCATGCTAGGGCTGACGGTGCAGCGATAGGAGGAGGTTTAGGCAATTCAATCAGCCTTGGAGCGGACGCGGCAACAATTGGAGGAGGTTCTGGGAACTACATAAGGGAAAATGCCAAGTCTTCTACAATTCCGGGAGGCGACGGCTGTCAGATATATGCCCCATACTCCTTTGCGGCCGGCCGAAATGTTGAGGTGCGTTCAAATCACGCTGGGTCTTTCATATGGGCGGATAGCACGAATTCCAGCTTTCAATCGGCCTCATCAAACGAATTCGCAGTTCGTGCTTCTGGTGGTACGCGAATCTACTCAAACGCTGCACTAACGGCGGGCGTAACCCTAGCACCCGGCGCTTCAGCCTGGGTGTCGGTCTCTGATAGCACCGTTAAACGCAATATTCGCCCTGCCGATGGAGCCGAAATATTGGCCAAGTTAAAGAATCTTCCGGTCAGCAGATGGAGCTATAAATCACAGGACCCTAGTATCGAGCATATTGGTCCAATGGCTCAGGATTTCTATCTACTCTTTAAATTGGGTGAAAGTGACACAACTATTTCCACTATTGATCCGTCGGGAATTGCCCTTGCGGCTATCAAAGAACTTGCCAATAGAAATGCCAACCTCCAATCGGAAATGGATCAATTGAAACAGCAGGTTCAGTTATTGATCAAACAGATAAACGAGATGGCGGCAAAAGAGTCCAACACCAAAAACATCCTGTCATCGAAATGA
- a CDS encoding membrane hypothetical protein (Evidence 5 : Unknown function) translates to MPDKNGTGKFVQKIFSGYPAAVLGLLFLILFPLAFINRAIYVDEAWIGQQVYSWMTRGLIITEMFRDHPPLSGEIMIYHKLLVWAGALVSSVFGWGLYQLRLVSALAGVGLLAVLYFYLKSATGKKIALAACLILVWTPGFWEPMRIFRPEMFLTLLGFAGYVLLDKGRQENRVIPVALAGILSGLSGLTHPLGLTFVFAGGVALLWHKQYRLTLIFVLFGLASFAPYFSGFVTDRAAFMHHLFQNRYLTPKVNITWWQPLADLLEEHKQLFRGPEVIGLSGLMILAMILTSRQKYRNNSFFWIYLAANLVFIGMLPLLKFRRYMLPLMPFFAIAVAKVIYDLPQGLSGFRRFMKRIILPGWIVLFVLYGGYALIDAALIRRDAPGQIAAIREIDNKIKPGATVMAPYEFLFDNIKRYDMLAWLGTQDATDKPLTVPYLEYRADSLGVEYFIAGPINLEDLGLTPEQFSAQLKMYHQIFSAPNEGYYLFEKMPK, encoded by the coding sequence ATGCCCGATAAAAACGGGACCGGAAAATTTGTCCAAAAAATTTTTTCAGGGTACCCGGCCGCCGTTTTGGGCCTTCTCTTCCTGATTCTCTTTCCCCTGGCCTTCATCAACCGCGCCATTTATGTCGATGAGGCCTGGATCGGCCAGCAGGTCTATTCCTGGATGACCCGCGGGCTTATTATTACCGAGATGTTCCGCGATCACCCCCCTTTAAGCGGCGAGATTATGATCTATCATAAACTGCTCGTCTGGGCCGGGGCGCTGGTATCATCCGTATTCGGCTGGGGCCTGTATCAACTTCGGCTGGTTTCGGCGCTGGCCGGGGTGGGGTTACTGGCGGTTCTTTATTTTTATTTGAAATCAGCAACTGGAAAAAAAATCGCTCTGGCTGCCTGTCTGATTCTGGTCTGGACACCCGGTTTCTGGGAGCCGATGCGGATATTTCGCCCCGAGATGTTTCTCACTCTTCTCGGTTTTGCCGGATATGTTTTGCTCGATAAAGGAAGGCAGGAGAATCGGGTCATCCCGGTGGCGCTGGCCGGAATCCTCTCCGGCTTGAGCGGGCTGACTCACCCTCTGGGGCTGACCTTCGTTTTCGCCGGGGGCGTGGCGCTTCTGTGGCATAAGCAATATCGCCTGACCCTCATATTCGTCCTGTTCGGCCTGGCCTCCTTTGCACCGTACTTTTCCGGGTTTGTGACCGACCGGGCCGCTTTCATGCATCACCTGTTTCAGAATCGTTACTTGACACCCAAGGTCAATATCACCTGGTGGCAGCCGTTGGCCGATTTGCTCGAAGAGCACAAGCAATTATTCCGCGGGCCCGAAGTAATCGGGCTTTCGGGCCTGATGATTCTGGCGATGATTCTGACTTCCCGGCAGAAATACCGCAACAATTCCTTCTTCTGGATTTATCTGGCGGCCAATCTCGTTTTTATCGGGATGCTCCCGCTTTTAAAATTCCGCCGCTACATGCTCCCTTTGATGCCGTTCTTTGCGATAGCCGTTGCGAAAGTGATTTATGATCTGCCTCAAGGCCTTTCCGGGTTTCGGCGGTTCATGAAACGAATAATCCTCCCGGGCTGGATAGTTTTGTTCGTGTTATATGGCGGCTATGCCCTGATCGATGCCGCCCTGATCCGCCGCGATGCGCCGGGGCAGATTGCCGCCATTCGGGAAATTGATAATAAAATTAAGCCGGGGGCAACCGTAATGGCGCCGTATGAATTTCTATTCGATAATATCAAACGCTATGATATGCTCGCCTGGCTGGGGACACAGGATGCCACTGACAAGCCCCTGACCGTACCGTATCTGGAGTACCGCGCCGACAGTCTGGGCGTAGAGTACTTCATCGCCGGCCCGATTAATCTTGAGGATTTGGGCCTCACCCCGGAGCAGTTTTCGGCGCAATTGAAAATGTACCATCAAATATTCTCGGCGCCGAACGAGGGGTACTATCTTTTTGAAAAAATGCCCAAATAA
- a CDS encoding Glycoside hydrolase family 57: MSKFKLAIGLHNHQPVGNFDSVFEQAHRDAYAPFLNLLDNFENIRLSLHQSGILWDWQEKHHPEYLALTKKLVNRGQIELMTGGFYEPILPSIPDRDKLGQIALLSDYLKRHFGCDCTGFWLAERVWEPHLPKVLHRAGVNYLPVDDTHFLYAGLERDDLKGIFITEEEGYAVKLLPIQKKLRYLIPFGTVDKVIDELKRQADRNGGGMAIYADDGEKFGVWPKTHQHCYDDHWLNDFFDALLRNSDWLEIITLGEAAQTEPVGRVYLPTASYEEMLHWSLPAKAFVEYEEFETWLKSQDKFEKYGRYVRGGHWRGFLAKYEEANLMHKRMMAVSEQLEKFTAAHPHETDRIARARHHLYAGQCNCPYWHGVFGGLYLPHLRQAIFENLIQAENLIKDDNDNATERRQYDYDCDGKDDITISTNKFAAWFKPASGGMLVELDSRAASFNLTDTLKRRREGYHRKLANAHIEGQEKVKDGTASIHDLVLTKEAGLEKLLAEDWYLRRCFIDHFLSQDTDIQTFLSGDFGDEGDFVNTPYQYYGSVDKGVVAFRRTGQLWRPDGAKAVAVEKRFYFAPDSDVISVNYALTAPNDDLFDVRLAVENNFNFQAGHAHDRYPLYGGSRPGGSFLDSVIQQSQCQNVTLRDDWRKIAVALTCDKECDIWQVPIFTISLSEAGFEKVYQGTSLLNVFRLNLRRGIPLELTFMLFAGSTADMPNRFAGIGAGALH; encoded by the coding sequence ATGTCGAAATTCAAACTGGCCATAGGCCTTCATAATCATCAACCGGTCGGAAATTTTGATTCCGTCTTTGAACAGGCCCATCGGGATGCCTATGCCCCGTTTTTGAATCTATTGGATAATTTCGAAAATATCCGTCTCTCCCTGCACCAATCGGGAATACTCTGGGACTGGCAGGAGAAACACCACCCCGAATATCTGGCCCTGACAAAGAAACTTGTCAACCGGGGACAGATCGAACTTATGACCGGCGGCTTCTACGAGCCGATATTGCCGTCGATTCCCGACCGCGACAAATTGGGCCAGATTGCGCTTTTGAGCGACTATTTGAAACGACATTTCGGCTGTGACTGCACCGGATTCTGGCTGGCGGAGCGGGTCTGGGAACCGCATCTGCCCAAAGTATTGCACCGCGCCGGCGTAAATTATCTGCCGGTGGATGATACTCATTTCCTTTATGCCGGTCTGGAACGCGATGATTTGAAAGGGATTTTCATAACCGAAGAGGAAGGTTATGCCGTCAAGTTGCTTCCGATTCAAAAAAAATTGCGGTATTTGATTCCTTTCGGGACAGTTGACAAAGTCATCGATGAATTGAAACGTCAGGCCGACCGGAACGGCGGCGGGATGGCCATATACGCCGATGACGGCGAAAAATTCGGCGTCTGGCCCAAAACCCATCAGCACTGCTACGATGACCATTGGCTTAATGATTTCTTCGATGCCCTTCTGCGTAATTCCGACTGGCTGGAGATAATTACGCTGGGCGAAGCGGCTCAAACCGAACCGGTCGGACGGGTTTATCTGCCGACCGCATCATACGAAGAGATGCTCCACTGGTCGCTTCCGGCGAAGGCTTTTGTCGAATACGAGGAATTCGAAACCTGGCTCAAGAGTCAGGACAAGTTCGAAAAATACGGCCGCTATGTCCGGGGCGGGCATTGGCGGGGATTTCTGGCGAAATACGAAGAGGCCAATCTGATGCACAAGCGGATGATGGCCGTCTCGGAACAACTCGAAAAATTTACCGCCGCCCATCCGCACGAAACTGATCGAATCGCCCGCGCCCGGCATCATCTCTATGCCGGGCAGTGCAATTGCCCCTATTGGCACGGCGTCTTCGGCGGGCTGTACCTTCCCCATTTGCGCCAGGCGATTTTTGAGAACCTGATTCAGGCCGAGAATCTGATAAAAGACGATAATGATAATGCCACCGAACGGCGGCAATACGACTACGACTGCGACGGCAAGGATGACATCACGATCAGCACCAACAAATTCGCCGCCTGGTTCAAGCCCGCAAGCGGCGGGATGCTGGTGGAACTCGACAGCCGCGCCGCCTCCTTCAATCTGACCGACACTCTCAAACGGCGCCGCGAAGGGTACCACCGCAAACTGGCCAATGCCCACATTGAGGGACAGGAAAAAGTCAAGGACGGAACCGCTTCCATTCATGACTTGGTGCTGACCAAAGAGGCCGGTCTGGAAAAACTTCTGGCCGAAGACTGGTATCTTCGCCGTTGCTTTATCGATCACTTCCTGAGTCAGGATACCGATATTCAAACTTTCCTTTCCGGCGATTTCGGCGACGAGGGCGATTTCGTGAACACTCCCTATCAATACTACGGCTCGGTCGATAAAGGGGTCGTAGCGTTTCGGAGAACCGGACAGCTCTGGCGGCCCGACGGTGCCAAGGCGGTTGCCGTGGAAAAACGGTTTTATTTCGCGCCCGATTCCGATGTGATCTCGGTGAACTACGCTCTGACCGCGCCCAATGATGATTTATTCGATGTCCGTCTGGCGGTGGAAAATAATTTCAATTTCCAGGCGGGGCACGCCCACGACCGCTACCCTCTTTATGGCGGGAGTCGCCCCGGTGGAAGTTTCCTCGATTCCGTCATACAGCAGTCGCAATGCCAGAATGTGACCCTTCGCGATGATTGGCGCAAAATAGCCGTCGCTCTAACCTGCGACAAAGAATGCGATATCTGGCAGGTGCCGATTTTTACCATTTCTCTCTCAGAAGCCGGCTTCGAAAAAGTCTATCAGGGGACATCCCTTTTGAATGTTTTCCGGTTGAACCTGAGACGGGGCATACCGCTGGAACTGACCTTCATGCTCTTTGCGGGGAGTACCGCCGATATGCCGAACCGGTTCGCCGGTATAGGCGCCGGCGCGCTCCATTAA
- a CDS encoding conserved hypothetical protein (Evidence 4 : Unknown function but conserved in other organisms): MTSKNIELRVGLLVIAAIIIFVATIIWIQGYRFGKENYRISVLFNDVGSLSPGDPVMVSGIRMGKVRRLTLTKEGVKVDLVLRNEVDLREDATITVKNIGLMGERFIAVWPGKSDKPFDRNQLVQGKYDTGIPEVMGMMGEMVTELRNLVHSLKTSVASDSNLAKFTQTVANFEELSQSLSEYMKRNNSKLDKTADNFLAASASLKKIAVANSTRIDSVLSRVDSSSKSIGKIVTDLEAMAATAREFADNLQHGDGTLQMMTQDRRLYDDLRKTADNLDDLVNDIRTNPKKYINLTVRIF, translated from the coding sequence ATGACGTCTAAAAACATAGAACTTCGTGTCGGTCTGCTGGTTATTGCCGCTATAATAATCTTCGTGGCGACCATCATCTGGATCCAGGGGTACCGCTTCGGCAAAGAAAATTACCGGATTTCCGTCTTATTTAATGATGTCGGATCGTTGAGTCCCGGCGATCCGGTCATGGTTTCCGGTATAAGAATGGGGAAAGTCCGGCGCCTGACATTGACCAAAGAAGGGGTGAAGGTAGATTTGGTGCTCCGAAATGAAGTCGATTTGCGGGAGGATGCCACCATAACCGTTAAAAATATCGGCCTGATGGGGGAACGGTTTATTGCCGTCTGGCCGGGCAAATCGGACAAACCATTCGACCGAAATCAACTGGTTCAGGGAAAATATGATACCGGGATTCCGGAAGTGATGGGGATGATGGGGGAGATGGTGACAGAACTGCGGAACCTCGTCCATTCCTTGAAAACTTCGGTGGCCTCAGATTCCAACCTGGCCAAATTCACACAAACCGTGGCCAATTTTGAGGAACTGTCCCAGTCTCTTTCCGAATATATGAAACGAAATAATTCCAAACTGGATAAAACCGCCGATAACTTTCTGGCCGCTTCGGCCTCCTTGAAAAAAATTGCCGTCGCCAATTCCACCCGGATCGATTCCGTTCTATCGCGAGTGGACTCCAGTTCCAAAAGCATCGGAAAAATCGTGACCGATCTGGAAGCGATGGCGGCCACGGCCCGCGAATTTGCCGACAATCTCCAGCACGGCGACGGGACCCTGCAGATGATGACCCAGGATCGCCGTCTCTATGACGACCTGCGCAAAACCGCCGACAACCTCGATGACCTCGTCAACGATATCCGTACCAACCCCAAGAAATATATCAATCTCACCGTAAGGATTTTCTGA